One genomic segment of bacterium includes these proteins:
- a CDS encoding sugar ABC transporter permease translates to MATRLGRGPAVARTGGAARVLQRWATGRLTDSELAAALLLPCLMFLATFAFYPILNAFWTSVHRLRLDQPQAGVPFVGLRNFARAFEDPDAWHAIQVTLAYVGVTVAVQFLLGLGIALVINRTVRAKGFVRAVTLLPWTLAPALAGQMWRWLFNDSAGVINDLLHRVHLISRPIIWLGVPSLAFAAVATAASWGAASYMALILLAGLQSIPEDLYEAASIDGASPRRAFFAVTLPLLQSAIMVSLVLRTLGALQAFDIVFPMTGGGPGHATETFAMYVYENTFQYLDFGYGAALSVILLILALGFAGTYYRVLAPRE, encoded by the coding sequence GTGGCCACGCGGCTCGGGCGGGGGCCCGCGGTCGCACGGACCGGCGGGGCGGCCCGGGTCTTGCAGCGCTGGGCAACCGGCCGGCTCACGGACTCCGAGCTGGCGGCCGCACTGTTGCTCCCATGCTTGATGTTCCTCGCGACCTTCGCCTTTTACCCGATCTTGAACGCGTTCTGGACGAGCGTGCACCGGCTGCGGCTCGATCAGCCGCAGGCGGGGGTGCCGTTCGTGGGGCTGCGCAACTTCGCGCGAGCGTTTGAGGATCCCGACGCGTGGCACGCGATCCAGGTCACGCTCGCCTACGTGGGAGTGACCGTTGCGGTCCAGTTCCTGCTGGGCCTGGGAATCGCCCTCGTGATCAACCGCACGGTGCGCGCCAAAGGGTTCGTACGCGCGGTCACGCTACTGCCGTGGACGCTCGCGCCGGCCCTCGCCGGCCAGATGTGGCGGTGGCTCTTCAACGACTCCGCGGGCGTGATCAACGACCTGCTGCACCGCGTTCACCTGATCAGCCGGCCGATCATCTGGCTGGGCGTGCCCTCGCTCGCGTTCGCGGCGGTGGCGACCGCCGCCTCGTGGGGCGCCGCGTCGTACATGGCGTTGATTCTGCTGGCAGGGCTGCAGAGCATCCCCGAGGATCTGTACGAGGCCGCGAGTATCGACGGCGCCTCGCCGCGGCGCGCCTTCTTCGCCGTCACCCTTCCCCTGCTGCAAAGCGCAATCATGGTCTCCCTCGTCCTCAGGACGCTGGGGGCGCTGCAGGCGTTCGACATCGTCTTTCCAATGACCGGCGGCGGGCCGGGCCACGCGACCGAGACCTTCGCCATGTACGTCTACGAAAACACGTTCCAGTACCTCGACTTCGGCTACGGCGCCGCGCTCTCAGTGATCCTGCTCATCCTGGCGCTCGGGTTCGCCGGGACCTACTATCGCGTGCTGGCGCCGA